GGCAATGTTGCCCGACAACATGATTCAGGAACCTGTCGATTTGGAAACGTTGATGATCGCGTTTGGTGAAGGAGGGCATCCCCATGCATAATGTTGCCAAACTTGTCGCCTTAGACATGGGTGCGCTTTACTCCGGCACGCATAAATACCGCTGGTGGTCATATCTGGTTGCTTTTCTGATCGTGCTCATTGCCTTCTTGAATGGTGATGCCGCCACACCACTTGCTGGCGCTATCACCGGTACTAGCGTTGGTATCTTGATGATGCCGTTTGCCAGTGTTGATCGACATGGCTTGGAACAGTTGTACACGATGCTGCCTATCCGCCGCCGAGAGATTGTCGCCAGTCACTACCTATTTGGCTTGCTCGTCATGCTGATGATTGATCTTTATGCCGCATTCATCGTTGCAGTCGGCATGATCGCTCGTTTCAACCCGATACATGACTACCATGCCATTATCTGGATGCTATTTTTCGCAACCGGCCTTGTCTTATTACAAATGACATTGTCGTTTCCTCTAATGATTGGGCTTGGCTTCCAACGTGCCCCGTTAGCTGCTTATTTACCGATTGGCATTGTGTTACTCGCCGTTTTTATTGAAGCCGGCTTAGACCTTGACTTAGCAGTCTTGCGGCCCTGGCTCACGGCGTTCTCCATACTTTTGATCGTCGCCTTTGCGTTTTCTTGGTGGCTGAGTACCTATCTATATAAAAGGCGAGAATTTTGACCTTTAAAAACCAAAAAGCCGTCACCTTGCTGCTTAGAGCAAGATGACGGCTTTTTGGTTGCTTTATTCAGTTGGCAAACAAGCAAG
This genomic window from Lacticaseibacillus paracasei subsp. paracasei contains:
- a CDS encoding ABC-2 transporter permease; protein product: MHNVAKLVALDMGALYSGTHKYRWWSYLVAFLIVLIAFLNGDAATPLAGAITGTSVGILMMPFASVDRHGLEQLYTMLPIRRREIVASHYLFGLLVMLMIDLYAAFIVAVGMIARFNPIHDYHAIIWMLFFATGLVLLQMTLSFPLMIGLGFQRAPLAAYLPIGIVLLAVFIEAGLDLDLAVLRPWLTAFSILLIVAFAFSWWLSTYLYKRREF